CCTGGCACTGGTAGCCAATTTGTGTCTGCTACAGAATCCGATTTATCAAATAACACTGCTCGCTCAAGGGCTGTTCTATCTGACCGCGTTTGTTGGTATGAAATGTGTCAAAGGAAACCGTATTCTCAAACTCTGTCGGGTCCCCGGCATGTTCGTCCAAATGAATCTGGCATTGGCAATCGGTTTCTTCCGCTGGCTCTTTGTCACACAAACGGGAACCTGGGAGCGTACCGAGCGCAGTCAAACAGTCGCATTACCGGTAGACGAGCAGGATCTGACAAATCCAGATCTTCCTCCCCACGGCTCAGAAACGCCGGAGACGGAATTTACTCAAACATCAAAAAGCTGATTTATCATGACCTCGCTTATAATTACGTGTATCACAATTTGCGTGCTTTTATTGATTGGCCTTACGAGCGGAATCTGGCTGGCGATTCGTGCGCGCAATATGCAGTACTGGCTACCCGCTTATTTTGTCCGGAAGAAGATCGATGAAACAATCACCTTCAGCCCAGCACAACCGCGCCATATCTTTATCGCAGTCTGCGACCATTTTGAACCAGAATGGGGAAACCCCGTAAAATCGGAAGCGCTGGCCCGAATTGATCGCTGGTGTGAAGAATACCCGGCCCGTTTTTCCCAATTTAGTGATTCTCGAGGTCAGGTTCCGCAACATACATTCTTCTTTCCACAAGACCAGTATGCTCCCGAGTACCTGGATCGACTGGCTGCACTCTGCAAACAAGGATTCGGCGACGTTGATGTTCACCTGCATCATGATAATGATACCGCAGAAGGCCTGCGTCAGAAAATGAACGAATTTCGCCAGACCTTGTTTGATCGGCATGGTTTGCTGCGAAAAGATCCTCAGACCGGAGAAATCGTCTACGGTTTTATCCACGGCAACTGGGCGCTTTGCAATTCACGCCCGGACAGGCGTTGGTGTGGAGTCGAAAACGAAATCGACATCCTATTGGAAACAGGCTGTTATGCAGACCTGACCATGCCCTCTGCTCCCAGTGACACGCAGACGCAAATCATTAACAGTATCTACTATGCCAAAGACATTCCGGGACAATGCAAATCTCACAATCAGGGGACACTTGCCAGCGTGGGGCATTCTCCTGAAGAGGACAGCCTGTTAATGATCCAGGGGCCATTACGACTGGACTGGAGCAAACGTAAATGGGGATTCCTGCCCCGCATCGAAAATTCAGATTTGCACGGCGGTCGTCCCGCTACCTTGAACCGCTTCCAGCACTGGTTGGCAGCTGATGTACACGTCACAGGCCGTCCCGACTGGACCTTCATCAAACTGCATACCCACGGCGCTAAACCTAGGAACATTGACACCTTGCTCGGTCCCGAAACGGAAGCCTTTCATGCCGCACTGCGTGACGAAGCGAAACAGCATCCCGAATGGAAATATTACTATGTCTCTGCCTGGGAGATGGCAGCTCTGATCCATCAGGCAGAACAGGGAGCTACTGCCCCAGATTTCGAAGCCATTCACGCAGGCCAGTCTCACGTTTCTGGGGTATTAATATAAAGAAATAAGGCCCATTTGCTGAATAAAAGTAAGGATTCCACTCTATTTTTACTGAGTTAAGCAGGGAATCCTCTTTCTGAACAGATTCGCATTGACCAAATATTTAAGTTGTGTCAATATCAGCGCTGCAGGAGAGGTATCCCAGAAGATTCTCTCTTTCATATTACTTTACTTCGAGAATCTGATGCTTCGCATCCATTCTCACTTATGAGTCCATTCTGCCTGTTGTTTGCATTGATATGTCCTATATTCAATGAAGCGATCTACAGATTTCAATTCTTAAAATACAATGCGAATCCACCGGCAAAGACGCTGCTGGCTGGTTTCAACAGGAATAAATGCAGACTCATCATCGTTTCAAGGAGGAAACAAAATGAGTGTCACATTGGTGCATACCGGCGTATCTCATACCCGGCTTGAGTATTCTATTTGGGAAGCACTCAATCAGGCCTGGCCTCACTCATCAACCATTGCCCGCTTCGGCACCGGTTATTCTCCTGATCGGATAGTAGACGTTGATCAGGCCGATTTAATCATCAGCACAAGTCTGGAAGCAGCGGCCTCTATTCAATGCCAGAGCCATCAGTTACATATGTGCTACCTGGAACCCCAATCCAGCAATCAAACACCAATCAACCAGCAGTTGGTAAACTCATTAACGGATATCGAATTTGTCGTTCCCACCAAAACACTGCAGAACCTGAATCGGGATCGATTTACTTCCTTCGTCAAGCCTCCTGTTGACACAGACTTTTTTTGTTCCGGCTTTGAAAAACGAAGCCCGTTCCTACTGCTCGTAGTCGATGGGCAATGGTCCGCAGAAGAACAACTGGCTGTCGATGCCTGCAAAGAACTCAAGCAAAGCCTTTCAATCGTCGGGATCTCTGAAGATCAACTTCCAGCCAAGCTACAGAGCGACCCCCTCGTCGAAATTATTGGTCCGGTAGATGACGAGAAATTACGTGAACAGTATCGTCTCTGCACCGCCGTGATCTGCCCCCGTGATGTCGATTTTGATCTCTCTGCTATTGAAGCACAAAGCTGTGGTACGCCAGTTGTGATCTATTCGAACTGTGAAGCCGCTAACTCTGTTGTCTGTTTCGAGCAGAATGGTTTGGGAAGCGGAATCTATTTCGAAAACAAGACCGTCGAATCACTGACCTCAGCAATTCAGGAACTGCAACTACGTCCTCAGCGCTGCCAGTCTGTGATCGGCTGGTGCTGTGCCGCTCAATTTTCCTATCAACAGTTTCAGCTTTCCTTCAATAAAGCGATCGCAAAAGAAATCGCTTATCGGATTAAAACCTCCCAACTACAAATCCAAAAGCAGGATCAGCAAGATCAAGGGCCAGCCGAGGAGCGGGCCGCGGCTTAAAGGCTGCTATTTCGATTTCAAAGTTTGATAGTAAGCAATCAGATCTCGCATTTCCTGACGAGTTAGTTTTTCACTCAGCTTTTCTGGCACCAGAGAAGCCTTTAAGGTAATTGCTAGCCGATATACTTCTGGAAGAAAATGCGTATTACCTTCAATGACCCAGACACGGCCGCATTCGTCGACGTCAATTCCCGTTGACGCCACAACCTAGGGGCTTTCCGCAAAGAGTTCTATCTGGACACAATCGTCTGATGAGTAAGGGGGGCAGCTTTACTTTCCTGCCTCTTGCGACTTTAAGCTCGTCATTCCAATTCCCATAATCATCAAGAGGAATAACTGAGATTGCATCTGACAGCGCAGATCAGACCCTCTCAAACTCACTAGATAATAAAGAGTTACATTATTTAAAGCGTACAGAATTTTGGATAGGATTAGAAGCAGAAGTCACACTTTTCATAGAGTAGAACTCTCCAGAATTACACCGTAAAATCCAGGGCACCGACACGGACTCCACCCACTCACCCTATTTTCGCACCACATCTTATTTTACATAACTGTATCGTATCGATTACTTCTACCAACGCATTCATTTCGACTTCTGTTGGATCTGGATTCCTGAATTGAACGGACCGATATCTAATGTAAAGAAAGATGATCCTTCAAACATCATTCCCCCATGAGCAAGCTGAACGAATCTCAGCTCTCACAAAAACGAATTAGTCGCCTTTCAAGGATGCGGGCCTGTTCATGTCAAACCAAACAATCGAGTCGTTAGAGAAACGTGTTCAAGAGCTGGAATCACAGATTGAGGACTATCAAAAACAGTTGATTCATGCTCAGAAAATGAGTTCCGTCGGTGCATTAGCATCTTCAATCACCCATGAATTCAATAACATTTTGACCACTGTCATAAACTATGCGAAACTTGGTTTACGGCATAAAGAAGAAGAACGCCGGGAAAAAGCTTTTACAAAGATTCTATCAGCAGGACAGCGTGCTGCAAAAATCACAACAGGCATGCTTTCCTATGCCCGCGGAAACGAAGGCCGACAGGAACCAGTTGATCTACAACTGCTGGTCAAAAGTGTCATCGCATTAGTGGAGAAAGACCTCTCCATGAATCGCGTGAATCTGCATACGCATTTCGAATCAAATCCGGAAGTTGTCTTGAATCCGAACCAGATTCAACAAGTACTTGTCAATCTGATTGTCAATGCCCGACAGGCAATGCCCTCGGGCGGCAGAATTGACCTTGCGGTACGTATCAATCCAGAATCCAACATGGCAGAAGTTATTGTCCGTGACAGCGGTGCTGGCATTCCCTCCGAGCAATTGCACCACATCTTCGATCAGTTTTACACCACCAAAGAGGCAGATGA
This genomic interval from Gimesia alba contains the following:
- a CDS encoding glycosyltransferase, with the translated sequence MSVTLVHTGVSHTRLEYSIWEALNQAWPHSSTIARFGTGYSPDRIVDVDQADLIISTSLEAAASIQCQSHQLHMCYLEPQSSNQTPINQQLVNSLTDIEFVVPTKTLQNLNRDRFTSFVKPPVDTDFFCSGFEKRSPFLLLVVDGQWSAEEQLAVDACKELKQSLSIVGISEDQLPAKLQSDPLVEIIGPVDDEKLREQYRLCTAVICPRDVDFDLSAIEAQSCGTPVVIYSNCEAANSVVCFEQNGLGSGIYFENKTVESLTSAIQELQLRPQRCQSVIGWCCAAQFSYQQFQLSFNKAIAKEIAYRIKTSQLQIQKQDQQDQGPAEERAAA
- a CDS encoding sensor histidine kinase gives rise to the protein MSNQTIESLEKRVQELESQIEDYQKQLIHAQKMSSVGALASSITHEFNNILTTVINYAKLGLRHKEEERREKAFTKILSAGQRAAKITTGMLSYARGNEGRQEPVDLQLLVKSVIALVEKDLSMNRVNLHTHFESNPEVVLNPNQIQQVLVNLIVNARQAMPSGGRIDLAVRINPESNMAEVIVRDSGAGIPSEQLHHIFDQFYTTKEADENGQGGTGLGLSLAKEVMEAHKGRIRVESAVGKGTAFTLKFPLSTAAIEAA